A stretch of Thermococcus bergensis DNA encodes these proteins:
- a CDS encoding PqqD family peptide modification chaperone codes for MEESLLFSPFYKPKIKPLHIISYSDYALCYDYSTGRIFTVNKMGELVLKYSNGSLTIKEIANYVKKDIDEEIDIEIITKDILEFIKHLSKLGLLQNDKEACE; via the coding sequence GTGGAAGAGTCTCTTCTATTTTCTCCTTTTTATAAGCCCAAAATAAAACCACTCCATATAATTTCTTATTCAGATTATGCATTATGCTATGATTACTCTACAGGAAGGATATTTACGGTTAATAAAATGGGGGAGTTAGTCCTAAAGTACAGTAATGGCTCTTTAACTATAAAAGAGATTGCAAATTACGTAAAGAAAGACATAGACGAAGAAATTGACATTGAAATAATAACCAAAGACATTTTAGAGTTTATTAAACATTTGTCAAAGTTAGGCCTTCTCCAAAACGATAAGGAGGCATGTGAATGA